One window of bacterium genomic DNA carries:
- a CDS encoding putative hydro-lyase, producing the protein MSSTTDVDASRGASPRDLRMRIRRGEWDRPTAGLAPGFAQANLVALPRELAYDFLVFCQRNPKPCPLIDVTDPGSPEPTLAAPGADLRTDIPRYRIYRRGRLDAEETEITRYWRDDLVGFLLGCSFTFEAAMERAGLPVRHIEDGRNVAMYVTSIQCRPAGALRGPMVVSMRPLPPAAVPRAVLVTGRYPRAHGAPVHAGDPAAIGVRDLARPEFGDPPRIEPGEVPVFWGCGVTPQAVAMAAKVELMITHAPGHMFLTDLLDEDLATG; encoded by the coding sequence ATGTCTTCGACGACCGACGTCGACGCGTCCCGCGGGGCGTCCCCGCGCGATCTCCGGATGCGGATCCGCCGCGGCGAGTGGGACCGGCCCACGGCCGGCCTCGCCCCCGGGTTTGCGCAGGCCAACCTCGTCGCGCTGCCGCGCGAGCTTGCGTACGACTTCCTGGTGTTCTGCCAGCGGAACCCGAAACCGTGTCCGTTGATCGACGTCACCGATCCGGGCTCTCCCGAGCCGACCCTGGCGGCCCCCGGGGCCGATCTCCGGACCGACATCCCGCGCTACCGGATCTATCGGCGCGGTCGGCTCGACGCGGAGGAGACCGAGATCACCCGGTACTGGCGGGACGATCTCGTCGGGTTCCTGCTCGGGTGCTCGTTCACGTTCGAGGCGGCGATGGAGCGCGCCGGGTTGCCGGTGCGCCACATCGAGGACGGTCGGAACGTGGCCATGTACGTCACGTCCATCCAGTGCCGGCCTGCGGGCGCGCTCCGCGGACCGATGGTGGTCAGCATGCGGCCGCTGCCGCCGGCGGCGGTCCCGCGCGCGGTGCTCGTGACCGGGCGGTATCCGCGGGCGCACGGGGCGCCGGTGCACGCCGGCGACCCGGCGGCGATCGGCGTTCGAGACCTCGCGCGTCCGGAGTTCGGCGATCCGCCGCGGATCGAGCCGGGCGAAGTGCCGGTGTTCTGGGGCTGCGGCGTGACCCCGCAGGCGGTCGCCATGGCGGCGAAGGTGGAGTTGATGATCACCCACGCGCCGGGCCACATGTTTCTCACCGACCTGCTGGACGAGGATCTGGCGACCGGGTGA
- a CDS encoding MFS transporter — MISPPQPAAGPDAAHVYYGWIIVAALCVTETVSWGIIYYGFPVFLQAMEHEFNASAISVAGAFSLALAITALAAVPVGRWMDRAGPRGLMTAGSCLAAALTIAWARTTSLGMLYAVWCGMGFAMAMTLYDPAFAAIVQWFGRHRDRALLTVTLVAGLASTIFMPLGAWLLSRVGWRDAVEILGVFLAVVTIPIHALVLRPSSLTHAGDGATGSTVGPPSTGVTLQAALRTSVFWALNAAFAVGAFATVTITVHLIPFLTQRGYPQAYAAAAVGWIGAMQIPGRLLFVPVAAWLGRRAVTGSVFVAQAVAMAMLPFVGRLPALIPAILLLGAANGMATLARPSAVADAFGRRYYASVSGAIAVGSNGARALAPIGAALLGSWMGSYGSLFWTLSAALAAAGIGLFLTELRAAGGAVPRRASRGTPGSPD, encoded by the coding sequence ATGATCTCGCCGCCGCAGCCCGCAGCCGGCCCAGACGCGGCACATGTGTACTACGGTTGGATCATCGTCGCGGCGCTGTGTGTGACCGAGACCGTCTCGTGGGGCATCATCTACTACGGGTTCCCGGTGTTCCTTCAGGCGATGGAGCACGAGTTCAACGCGTCCGCGATCTCGGTTGCCGGCGCGTTCTCGCTGGCGCTCGCGATCACCGCGCTCGCGGCAGTGCCGGTGGGACGGTGGATGGACCGGGCCGGGCCGCGCGGCCTCATGACGGCGGGATCGTGTCTTGCGGCCGCACTCACCATTGCCTGGGCCCGCACCACCAGCCTGGGCATGTTGTACGCAGTGTGGTGCGGAATGGGATTCGCCATGGCGATGACCTTGTACGATCCGGCGTTCGCCGCGATCGTGCAGTGGTTCGGCCGGCACCGAGACCGCGCGCTCCTGACCGTGACCCTCGTCGCAGGGCTCGCCAGCACGATCTTCATGCCTCTGGGCGCGTGGCTGCTCTCGCGGGTCGGGTGGCGCGACGCGGTCGAAATCCTCGGCGTCTTCCTCGCCGTGGTGACGATCCCGATCCACGCGCTGGTGCTCCGCCCGTCGAGCCTCACGCACGCCGGGGACGGCGCCACCGGCAGCACCGTCGGGCCCCCCAGCACGGGCGTGACGCTGCAGGCCGCTCTTCGCACGTCGGTGTTCTGGGCGCTCAATGCGGCGTTCGCGGTGGGGGCGTTTGCCACCGTCACGATCACGGTACACCTGATTCCGTTCCTGACTCAACGTGGATACCCGCAGGCGTACGCCGCGGCCGCCGTCGGCTGGATCGGCGCGATGCAGATCCCGGGACGACTGCTCTTCGTCCCGGTCGCGGCATGGCTCGGCCGCCGCGCGGTCACGGGATCCGTGTTTGTCGCGCAGGCGGTGGCGATGGCGATGCTGCCGTTCGTGGGGCGCCTGCCCGCACTGATTCCCGCGATCCTGCTGCTCGGCGCCGCGAACGGCATGGCCACCCTCGCGCGGCCGTCGGCGGTCGCGGACGCGTTCGGTCGCCGGTACTACGCGAGCGTCAGCGGGGCGATCGCCGTGGGCTCGAACGGCGCGCGGGCGTTGGCCCCCATCGGAGCCGCGCTGCTGGGAAGCTGGATGGGAAGCTACGGGAGCCTCTTCTGGACCCTTTCGGCCGCCCTCGCGGCCGCCGGAATCGGACTGTTCCTCAC